The following are from one region of the Amycolatopsis lurida genome:
- a CDS encoding DUF1648 domain-containing protein, with product MTGPLWLNLALIAFTAATFASAPALARPTLPFGVRVPARRTGEAVILRARRRYNRGIAAGAVAACAVVLIDEIAPEVVLVGLVATYSLLGGLASRAIAAAKRQEGWYAGARQAVTTDTSLRSDPVRPQWILLAPAVLLTVVTAAIGLAVGTANFSTVLTQILVVVLIPPLTIAISRARPEIDAAQPSASASRYREYLHGVLSLLLVSAGCVTATMLVVSLQLWEVVETTVPTTIVGYLPLLAAFIAWIVFSVRAGDAGHRLTPTGDEPETRYEQRDDDRYWHAAGMVYLNRNDPALLVHRRVGTYWTLNLGHPIAWVVLAAVAVAGVLAGLGIVTLPEKGA from the coding sequence ATGACCGGACCGCTCTGGCTGAACCTCGCCCTGATCGCGTTCACCGCGGCCACCTTCGCCTCGGCACCCGCGCTGGCACGGCCGACCCTTCCCTTCGGCGTCCGGGTCCCGGCCCGGCGCACCGGAGAGGCCGTGATCCTCCGCGCGCGGCGTCGCTACAACCGGGGAATCGCGGCAGGCGCGGTTGCCGCCTGCGCCGTCGTTCTCATCGACGAAATAGCACCCGAGGTCGTCCTGGTCGGTCTCGTCGCGACCTATTCGCTGCTCGGCGGCCTGGCCAGTCGTGCGATCGCCGCCGCGAAACGTCAGGAGGGCTGGTACGCCGGGGCCCGGCAGGCGGTCACCACCGACACCTCCTTGCGCTCCGACCCCGTCCGTCCACAGTGGATTCTGCTGGCGCCGGCGGTGCTGCTGACCGTCGTCACGGCGGCGATCGGCCTGGCCGTGGGCACGGCGAACTTCTCGACGGTCCTCACGCAGATCCTGGTCGTCGTGCTGATCCCGCCCCTGACCATCGCGATTTCCCGGGCCCGGCCCGAGATCGACGCCGCACAGCCGTCGGCGTCGGCGTCGCGGTACAGGGAATACCTGCACGGGGTGCTCAGCCTGCTCCTGGTCTCCGCGGGCTGCGTCACCGCGACCATGCTCGTCGTTTCGCTCCAGCTGTGGGAGGTCGTCGAGACGACTGTGCCGACGACGATCGTGGGCTACCTGCCCCTCCTCGCCGCCTTCATCGCGTGGATTGTCTTCTCCGTCCGCGCAGGCGACGCCGGACACCGGTTGACACCCACCGGCGACGAACCGGAGACCCGATACGAACAACGCGACGACGACCGCTATTGGCACGCCGCCGGGATGGTCTATCTGAACCGGAACGACCCCGCGCTCCTGGTGCACCGGCGGGTCGGGACGTACTGGACGCTCAACCTCGGGCATCCGATCGCCTGGGTCGTCCTCGCCGCGGTCGCCGTGGCCGGAGTGCTCGCCGGGCTCGGCATCGTCACGCTGCCCGAGAAGGGCGCCTGA
- a CDS encoding MFS transporter gives MTPKQAWVLGLASSASFMMALDSQIVTTALGTIRRDLSASIEQLEWTVNAYNLSFAVLLLTGAALGDRFGRRRMFVTGLTVFTLASVGCALSTDIGTLIVARTAQGVGAAMVLPLSLTLISVIFPPEQRGKAMGLYLGLTGLATFSGPFIGGAIAEGLAWQGIFWLNLPVGVVAVLLTLRRVDESTGPATRFDQGGVVLVTLGSLGIVWGLVRGNLAGWGSAEVLGSLVLGVLLVAAFVFWERHSEAPMLPMRFFRLRAFSTANAANFCVFASLYGTLFFLPQYFQTAQGLGPFEAGLRMMPWTATLMICAPIAGKLADKYSARTFVAAGLLLQTAGMSWIALVAAPGTSYATLLPGLIVSGVGLTSAMPAAQRSVVGAVRPPEIGQASGAFMMVRILGGVFGVAVTVAVFAGTGSHGSPEEFGGGFTAAMGTVVAFAFAGMLVALGMPGRRPAEAPRASALSGTDRGGNR, from the coding sequence TTGACCCCCAAACAGGCGTGGGTTCTGGGCCTCGCCTCATCGGCGTCGTTCATGATGGCGCTGGACAGTCAGATCGTGACGACGGCGCTGGGCACGATCCGCCGGGATCTGTCCGCGTCGATCGAGCAGCTCGAATGGACCGTCAACGCCTACAACCTCAGCTTCGCCGTCTTGCTGCTCACCGGTGCGGCGCTCGGCGACCGGTTCGGCCGCCGCCGGATGTTCGTCACCGGCCTCACCGTGTTCACCCTCGCCTCGGTGGGCTGTGCATTGTCCACCGACATCGGCACGCTGATCGTCGCGCGGACCGCGCAGGGCGTCGGTGCGGCCATGGTGCTGCCGCTGTCGCTCACCCTGATCAGCGTGATCTTCCCACCCGAACAGCGGGGCAAGGCGATGGGGCTCTATCTGGGACTCACCGGGCTGGCGACGTTCAGCGGCCCGTTCATCGGCGGTGCCATCGCCGAAGGGCTGGCGTGGCAAGGGATCTTCTGGCTCAACCTGCCGGTCGGCGTCGTCGCCGTCCTGCTCACGCTCCGGCGCGTCGACGAGAGCACCGGTCCGGCCACGCGGTTCGACCAAGGCGGCGTCGTCCTGGTGACGCTGGGATCGCTGGGCATCGTCTGGGGCCTGGTCCGGGGAAACCTCGCCGGCTGGGGCAGTGCCGAGGTCCTGGGCTCGCTGGTACTCGGCGTCCTGCTGGTGGCCGCGTTCGTGTTCTGGGAACGGCACAGCGAAGCGCCGATGCTGCCGATGCGGTTCTTCCGGCTGAGGGCGTTCTCCACGGCCAACGCGGCGAATTTCTGTGTCTTCGCTTCGCTGTACGGCACGCTTTTCTTCCTGCCGCAGTACTTCCAGACAGCGCAAGGACTCGGGCCTTTCGAGGCGGGACTGCGCATGATGCCGTGGACCGCGACCCTGATGATCTGCGCGCCCATCGCGGGCAAACTGGCGGACAAGTACAGCGCGCGCACGTTCGTGGCCGCCGGGCTGCTACTCCAGACCGCCGGCATGAGCTGGATCGCCCTGGTCGCCGCACCCGGAACGAGCTACGCCACCCTCCTGCCGGGGCTGATCGTCAGCGGTGTCGGCCTCACTTCGGCCATGCCCGCCGCGCAGCGTTCGGTCGTCGGGGCCGTCCGGCCGCCCGAGATCGGGCAGGCGTCGGGCGCGTTCATGATGGTGCGGATCCTCGGCGGGGTGTTCGGCGTCGCGGTGACGGTCGCCGTCTTCGCCGGCACCGGAAGTCACGGCTCGCCGGAGGAGTTCGGCGGTGGTTTCACCGCGGCGATGGGCACCGTCGTCGCGTTCGCCTTCGCGGGCATGCTGGTCGCCCTGGGGATGCCGGGCAGGCGACCGGCAGAGGCACCACGGGCATCCGCCCTGTCCGGTACCGATCGAGGAGGAAACCGATGA
- a CDS encoding DUF5997 family protein, with protein MKPATAAKKLGVYLEATPVEFQEGVVSRDELNALQAEPPEWLRELRRNGPHPRPVIAAKLGVSISGLARGGITGTLTTEQIDAIKNENPDWLKRERETLAEVRKEEARLKAARSES; from the coding sequence ATGAAGCCCGCGACAGCGGCGAAGAAGCTGGGTGTGTACCTCGAGGCCACCCCGGTGGAGTTCCAGGAGGGTGTCGTCTCCCGCGACGAACTGAACGCGCTGCAGGCCGAACCGCCCGAGTGGCTGCGGGAACTGCGCCGCAATGGGCCGCACCCGCGTCCGGTCATCGCGGCGAAGCTGGGCGTCTCCATCAGCGGCCTGGCGCGCGGTGGGATCACGGGCACCCTCACCACCGAGCAGATCGACGCGATCAAGAACGAGAACCCCGACTGGCTGAAGCGGGAGCGCGAGACGCTGGCCGAGGTCCGCAAGGAGGAGGCGCGCCTCAAGGCCGCCCGCAGCGAAAGCTGA
- a CDS encoding isocitrate lyase/PEP mutase family protein, giving the protein MTDLNARAEALRALHSGEMLVLPNVWDAASAEILAEAGFPAIATASAAVSAMLGYPDGEGAPWREMFAAASRVARAVSLPVTVDAEAGYGLGPREFVDRLLETGAVGCNLEDTDHRTGKLVDPDEHAERLADIRSAATEAGVPIVVNARVDTFLGDRGIPEPERVAEAIRRGRLYREAGADCVYPIGVRRRDDLAALVTGLACPVNGNVGEELDLAALRELGVARVSYGPRFYFAALEGFRAAIEKR; this is encoded by the coding sequence ATGACCGACCTGAACGCTCGCGCCGAAGCGCTCCGTGCCCTGCACAGCGGGGAAATGCTCGTCCTGCCGAACGTCTGGGACGCGGCGAGTGCCGAAATCTTGGCGGAGGCGGGATTCCCCGCGATCGCCACCGCCAGTGCCGCGGTGTCGGCGATGCTCGGCTATCCCGACGGCGAAGGCGCGCCGTGGCGGGAGATGTTCGCGGCGGCGAGCCGGGTCGCCCGCGCGGTGTCGTTGCCGGTCACCGTGGACGCGGAAGCGGGCTATGGCCTGGGGCCGCGGGAATTCGTGGACCGGCTGCTGGAGACCGGCGCCGTCGGCTGCAACCTGGAGGACACCGATCACCGGACCGGCAAGCTGGTCGACCCCGACGAGCACGCCGAACGGCTCGCGGACATCCGCTCGGCCGCGACCGAGGCGGGCGTCCCGATCGTCGTCAACGCCCGGGTGGACACGTTCCTGGGCGACCGCGGGATCCCCGAGCCGGAAAGGGTCGCCGAGGCCATCCGGCGGGGCCGGCTCTACCGGGAGGCCGGCGCCGACTGCGTCTATCCGATCGGGGTGCGACGGCGGGACGACCTCGCCGCACTGGTCACCGGACTCGCGTGCCCGGTGAACGGCAACGTCGGCGAGGAACTGGATCTGGCCGCGCTCCGGGAACTCGGCGTGGCACGGGTGTCGTACGGCCCGCGCTTTTATTTCGCTGCTCTGGAGGGTTTCCGGGCGGCCATCGAAAAGCGGTAG
- a CDS encoding serine hydrolase domain-containing protein: MTVRKGVVVLTVAGLMGAAWTTAADAAPAKGADLQKGLDSLVRQEKFPAALAYVADGRRASSLVAGSSRIDRQVPVPRDGTVRAGSNTKTFTAVAVLQLVAEGKVDLDAPIEKYLPGIVRGEGIDATKITVRQLLQHTSGLPNYTEYLGLENFEQVQHRYVPNHELLAAALSHPAKFAPGTKWEYSNTGYLLAGMLIEKVTGRPIQEQITERVIKKAGLKHTYWPQVGDQTIQGRHPQGYAIGNAATGKVIDVTELDPSWGGAAGQLISTPSDLGKFFKVLLEGRLLPAAQLAEMRTTVDAPLFPGTKYGLGLMSNPLSCGGVYWGHGGDIHGFETRGGATEDGRTVALAVTAMPGTFGDGDKDAKAVMATVDTAFCK, translated from the coding sequence ATGACGGTACGCAAGGGTGTCGTGGTCTTGACGGTGGCGGGCCTGATGGGCGCCGCGTGGACCACGGCGGCGGATGCGGCCCCGGCCAAGGGGGCCGACCTGCAGAAGGGGCTGGACTCGTTGGTGCGTCAAGAGAAGTTCCCGGCCGCGCTCGCCTATGTGGCTGACGGAAGGCGTGCGTCGTCGCTGGTCGCGGGGTCCTCGCGAATCGATCGCCAGGTGCCCGTTCCGCGGGACGGCACGGTCCGGGCGGGCAGCAACACCAAGACGTTCACGGCGGTGGCGGTCCTGCAGCTGGTGGCCGAGGGCAAGGTGGATCTGGACGCGCCGATCGAGAAGTACCTTCCGGGGATCGTGCGCGGTGAGGGCATCGACGCCACCAAGATCACCGTCCGGCAGCTGCTGCAGCACACCAGCGGGCTGCCGAACTACACCGAGTACCTCGGGCTGGAGAACTTCGAGCAGGTGCAGCACCGGTACGTCCCGAATCACGAACTGCTCGCGGCGGCCTTGAGCCACCCGGCGAAGTTCGCGCCCGGAACCAAATGGGAGTACAGCAACACCGGTTATCTGCTGGCGGGCATGCTGATCGAGAAGGTGACCGGACGTCCGATCCAGGAGCAGATCACCGAACGCGTGATCAAGAAGGCGGGCCTGAAGCACACCTACTGGCCGCAGGTCGGCGACCAGACCATCCAGGGACGGCATCCGCAGGGGTACGCCATCGGCAACGCCGCCACCGGAAAGGTGATCGACGTGACGGAGCTGGACCCGTCCTGGGGCGGCGCGGCAGGCCAGCTGATCTCGACACCCAGTGACCTCGGCAAGTTCTTCAAGGTGTTACTCGAAGGCAGGCTGCTTCCCGCCGCGCAGCTGGCCGAAATGCGGACGACGGTCGACGCGCCCCTCTTTCCCGGCACGAAGTACGGCCTTGGCCTGATGAGCAATCCGCTCAGCTGCGGCGGCGTGTACTGGGGACACGGCGGGGACATCCACGGATTCGAAACCCGCGGTGGCGCCACGGAAGACGGCCGCACGGTCGCGCTCGCGGTGACCGCGATGCCGGGCACCTTCGGCGACGGGGACAAGGACGCCAAGGCGGTCATGGCCACTGTGGACACCGCGTTCTGCAAGTGA
- a CDS encoding LysR family substrate-binding domain-containing protein, whose amino-acid sequence MTGPDTPASFKLAYVPGVTPSKWVRIWNERSPDVPLELVQTTAAEATALVREREVDAVLLRLPIDREGLHAIPLYTETTVVVVPKDHLVAAADEVTVDDIADEIVLHPLDDTLDWDAPPGKPALERPATTADAIELVAAGVGLLVVPQSLARLHHRRDLTYRPISGTPESGVALSWPDEETSDLMEQFIGIVRGRTVNSTRGRQQAPEKKTQEKAPAKGKRPQATGRKPQAGNRRAPQGGKRGKPRRRG is encoded by the coding sequence ATGACCGGCCCGGACACACCCGCCTCCTTCAAACTCGCGTACGTCCCCGGCGTGACGCCCTCGAAGTGGGTCCGGATCTGGAACGAGCGGTCGCCCGACGTCCCGCTCGAACTCGTCCAGACGACCGCGGCCGAGGCCACCGCGCTGGTCCGGGAGCGCGAGGTGGACGCCGTCCTGCTGAGGCTTCCCATCGATCGCGAGGGGCTGCACGCGATCCCGCTCTACACCGAGACGACCGTCGTGGTCGTCCCCAAGGACCACCTGGTCGCCGCCGCGGACGAGGTCACCGTCGACGACATCGCCGACGAAATCGTGCTGCACCCGCTCGACGACACGCTGGACTGGGACGCGCCACCGGGGAAACCCGCGCTGGAGCGCCCCGCGACCACGGCGGACGCCATCGAGCTGGTCGCCGCCGGTGTCGGGCTCCTCGTCGTCCCGCAGTCACTCGCGCGGCTGCACCACCGGCGTGACCTGACCTACCGTCCGATCTCCGGCACGCCCGAATCCGGTGTCGCCTTGTCCTGGCCGGACGAAGAGACCTCCGACCTGATGGAGCAGTTCATCGGGATCGTGCGCGGCCGCACGGTCAACAGCACGCGCGGGCGGCAGCAGGCTCCGGAAAAGAAGACTCAGGAGAAGGCTCCGGCGAAGGGCAAACGCCCTCAGGCCACCGGCCGGAAGCCGCAGGCCGGGAATCGCCGCGCTCCTCAGGGTGGGAAGCGCGGCAAACCCCGTCGTCGCGGTTAG
- a CDS encoding GntR family transcriptional regulator, translated as MLLTLDLDSEVPIYQQIRDRIVEAVADGVLAEGSALPSTRQLGADLGINFHTVNKAYDLLRTQGFIRINRKTGAVVRRDASSGPAEDGYADEWQERLRTLLAEAVALGLGPREVTSRCESVLGSFAVSARR; from the coding sequence GTGTTGCTGACTCTCGACCTCGACAGCGAGGTTCCGATCTACCAGCAGATCCGCGACCGGATCGTCGAAGCCGTCGCCGACGGCGTGCTGGCCGAGGGCAGCGCCCTGCCCTCCACCCGGCAACTCGGCGCCGATCTCGGGATCAACTTCCACACCGTCAACAAGGCCTATGACCTGCTGCGGACGCAGGGCTTCATCCGGATCAACCGCAAGACCGGCGCCGTGGTCCGGCGGGACGCGTCCTCCGGTCCGGCGGAAGACGGCTACGCGGACGAATGGCAAGAGCGCCTGCGCACTTTGCTGGCCGAAGCCGTCGCCCTGGGCCTGGGCCCGCGCGAAGTGACCAGCCGGTGCGAGTCCGTGCTGGGCTCCTTCGCCGTGAGCGCCCGCCGATGA
- a CDS encoding sigma-70 family RNA polymerase sigma factor gives MRADEPLSLAKTGDGEAFRDLVAPYRRELQVHCYRILGSVQDAEDLLQETLLAAWRGIDAYEERASVRTWLYRIATNRCLNALRTGDRRPHDHAAYRPEVPLPEPSRRRPEPSWLEPYPDVLLAGIADRMPGPEARYETRESISLAFLAALQQLPPRQRAVLVLRDVLGFRAAEVAGILDTTENAVTSALNRARSALAKEMPDGGRETAPLPDSPRERRIVDEFTRAFETGDVEAIVALLTDDAWLTMPPLPWEYQGPDAVGHFLATVALCDGRRYSLIPTRANGQPAFGCYLRDPRTPIGHAHGVLVLELAGDRITAVTRFLDNSLLAAFGLPRSLRG, from the coding sequence ATGAGGGCGGACGAGCCGCTGAGCTTGGCGAAGACCGGTGACGGCGAGGCGTTCCGTGATCTCGTCGCGCCGTACCGCCGCGAGCTGCAGGTGCACTGCTACCGCATCCTGGGCTCCGTGCAGGACGCCGAGGATCTGCTGCAGGAGACGTTGCTGGCCGCATGGCGCGGGATCGACGCGTACGAGGAACGCGCGTCCGTGCGGACCTGGCTGTACCGGATCGCGACCAACCGCTGCCTCAACGCGCTGCGCACGGGCGACCGCCGGCCGCACGACCACGCGGCCTACCGACCGGAGGTCCCGTTGCCCGAGCCGTCGCGGCGCCGCCCGGAGCCCAGCTGGCTGGAGCCCTACCCCGACGTCCTGCTCGCCGGGATCGCCGATCGGATGCCCGGCCCGGAGGCGCGCTACGAGACCAGGGAGTCGATCTCGCTCGCGTTCCTGGCGGCACTCCAGCAGCTTCCGCCGCGACAGCGGGCCGTCTTGGTGCTGCGGGACGTCCTCGGGTTCCGTGCCGCCGAGGTGGCGGGGATCCTCGACACCACGGAGAACGCCGTGACCAGTGCGCTGAACCGGGCACGTTCGGCGCTGGCCAAGGAAATGCCGGACGGCGGCCGCGAGACCGCTCCCCTGCCGGATTCGCCGCGGGAACGCCGGATCGTCGACGAGTTCACCCGAGCCTTCGAGACCGGCGACGTCGAGGCCATCGTGGCCCTGCTGACCGACGACGCGTGGCTCACCATGCCTCCGCTTCCCTGGGAGTACCAAGGCCCGGACGCCGTCGGGCACTTCCTGGCCACCGTCGCGCTCTGCGACGGCCGCCGATACTCGCTTATCCCCACCCGCGCCAACGGTCAACCCGCGTTCGGCTGCTACCTCCGTGATCCGAGGACGCCGATCGGGCACGCGCACGGAGTGCTCGTGCTGGAACTGGCCGGTGACCGGATCACCGCGGTGACCCGCTTCCTCGACAACTCACTGCTCGCCGCGTTCGGCCTCCCCCGCTCGTTGCGCGGCTGA
- a CDS encoding MmpS family transport accessory protein, giving the protein MIAAIADGGKTDDPGRTAISGSTLSSPPIVTTTDPAVAASVSSAAEAARESVSRSIAESAGRSSEAERKSSEAAIAQRKADEEEASKARKITYSVTTTGSGISSVTYLKPGFNISQETNVKGKKWSKTIESDESALGVNMNAQNAGGGTITCRISRGDGTTIAENSSSGAYAVVSCG; this is encoded by the coding sequence TTGATCGCCGCGATCGCCGATGGCGGCAAGACCGATGATCCCGGGCGCACCGCGATCAGTGGTTCGACCTTGTCCAGCCCACCCATCGTGACCACCACGGATCCCGCTGTCGCGGCATCGGTGAGCTCCGCGGCCGAAGCGGCCCGCGAGTCCGTCTCACGTTCGATCGCCGAGTCGGCCGGCCGCTCGTCCGAGGCGGAACGGAAGTCCTCCGAAGCCGCGATCGCGCAGCGAAAGGCGGACGAAGAAGAGGCGAGCAAGGCCCGGAAGATCACTTACAGCGTGACCACCACGGGATCGGGCATCTCGTCCGTCACCTACCTGAAGCCCGGCTTCAATATTTCCCAGGAAACGAACGTCAAAGGCAAGAAGTGGTCAAAGACCATCGAGTCCGACGAATCGGCTCTGGGCGTCAACATGAACGCGCAGAACGCGGGCGGGGGCACCATCACCTGCCGGATCAGCAGGGGTGACGGCACGACCATCGCCGAGAACAGCAGCTCCGGTGCTTACGCTGTGGTGAGCTGCGGCTGA
- a CDS encoding SCO4402 family protein codes for MDVAWPERREDVLNALRVLSAAPPALDDAGGDTRWPDLTNAVHWLADDTSWDLVDPVTSIGTILRDSQESDVIREVVAAVVAVSDRQGSLSSDAAWFGDSGWSEVRRLATKALTCLAR; via the coding sequence ATGGATGTCGCGTGGCCCGAGCGGCGTGAAGATGTGCTCAACGCGCTCAGAGTGCTCTCAGCAGCGCCTCCAGCGCTGGACGATGCGGGCGGGGACACCCGATGGCCGGACCTCACGAATGCCGTCCATTGGCTGGCGGACGACACCTCGTGGGACTTGGTGGATCCGGTCACGTCGATCGGGACGATCCTCCGTGACAGCCAGGAGAGCGACGTGATCCGCGAGGTCGTGGCCGCGGTCGTCGCCGTGTCGGATCGCCAAGGCTCCCTGAGTTCGGATGCGGCCTGGTTCGGTGACAGTGGTTGGAGCGAGGTTCGGCGACTCGCCACGAAGGCGCTCACCTGCCTGGCACGGTGA
- a CDS encoding AbfB domain-containing protein encodes MHRRTARALSVVAGLLAAATTLVPVAQAAPVPLPTPWTDQVSPSNALPEYPRPQLVRSEWLNLNGTWGFTGAPNLNSPPIGRPLSENVLVPYPIESMLSGIKRHEDTMFYRRTFTVPSTWDGRRVKLNFGAVTWETRVWVNGTPVGNHTGGFDAFSFDITPALKAGENEIVVGVASPVDGSRYPVGKQRKTPDGIFYTAASGIWQTVWLEPVRAEHITRLDTTPDVPGGALDLVVQGTAGQQATAEVLSGGQVVGTATGAVGSRLRVPVPNARLWSPDDPFLYDLRVRLPGGDVVTGYFGMRSLGKAMVGGVMRPLLNGKFVFQLGTLDQGYWPDGIYTAPTDEALRFDLERQKALGFNMVRKHIKVEPARWFYHADRLGLMVWQDMPSLDSVDEVPNGHANFESELRRMIEQHKGITSIVQWVPFNEGWGEYEAGRIVDLVRSIDDTRLINHNSGSNCCVSDPDPGNGDVIDDHAYQVSTGTRQPDARRIAVLGEYGGLGRRVAGHEWEPGKGFAYGALYPDETSLTNRYVEITKQVGRFVHGRGLSASVYTEPYDVENEVNGFYTYDRRVLKMTEARVREINQKVLAIAKGTEVGRGELVSLRVTTAGYTDRYLRHQDDFVRTDVLGEGSADFAKKDATFWARQGLADASCLSFESRNYPGHFLRHSSSRIRKDANDGSALFAGDATFCTREGAGGTALESFNQRGAYLRHYAATVYLARSGGANPWDTPSSFAADTTWAASVPLWRSGADLPLDQARSFKVTTPGFTDRFLRHRDGLARTDVVNGGSAALLKADATFVVRRGLADPSCYSLEARNYPGRFLRHADFRVRLGGNDNTDLFRKDATFCAQPAAGGVRLASVNELGTNMRHYAEEVYVAAGGGGHPFDNPVSYDQDVTWAVSAAWAP; translated from the coding sequence ATGCACCGAAGAACCGCGCGCGCCCTGAGCGTCGTGGCCGGTCTGCTGGCCGCCGCGACGACACTCGTCCCCGTCGCCCAAGCCGCCCCCGTCCCGCTTCCGACCCCGTGGACGGACCAGGTCTCGCCGTCGAACGCGCTGCCCGAGTACCCGCGCCCGCAACTGGTGCGGTCGGAGTGGCTCAACCTCAACGGCACCTGGGGTTTCACCGGTGCACCGAACCTGAACTCGCCGCCGATCGGCAGGCCGCTGAGCGAGAACGTCCTCGTGCCCTACCCGATCGAGTCGATGCTTTCGGGGATCAAACGGCATGAGGACACCATGTTCTATCGCCGGACGTTCACCGTTCCGTCCACTTGGGACGGTCGCCGGGTGAAGCTCAACTTCGGTGCCGTCACCTGGGAGACCAGGGTCTGGGTCAACGGGACGCCGGTCGGGAACCACACCGGCGGTTTCGACGCCTTCTCGTTCGACATCACCCCGGCGCTCAAGGCGGGAGAGAACGAGATCGTCGTCGGCGTGGCGTCGCCTGTCGACGGAAGCCGTTATCCGGTGGGGAAGCAGCGGAAGACGCCTGACGGCATCTTCTACACGGCCGCGTCGGGGATCTGGCAGACCGTCTGGCTGGAGCCTGTGCGTGCGGAGCACATCACGCGGCTCGACACCACCCCCGATGTTCCCGGCGGCGCGCTCGACCTCGTCGTCCAAGGGACGGCCGGGCAGCAAGCGACCGCCGAAGTCCTTTCGGGTGGTCAAGTGGTGGGGACCGCCACCGGTGCAGTCGGTTCCCGCCTGCGGGTTCCGGTGCCGAACGCGCGGCTGTGGTCGCCGGACGACCCGTTCCTCTACGACCTGCGCGTCCGGCTGCCGGGAGGCGACGTCGTCACGGGGTACTTCGGCATGCGGTCGCTGGGCAAGGCGATGGTCGGCGGCGTGATGCGGCCGCTGCTCAACGGGAAGTTCGTCTTCCAGCTCGGCACGCTCGACCAGGGATACTGGCCGGACGGCATCTACACCGCGCCGACCGACGAGGCACTGCGGTTCGACCTCGAACGGCAGAAGGCGCTGGGCTTCAACATGGTCCGCAAGCACATCAAGGTCGAGCCCGCGCGGTGGTTCTACCACGCCGACCGGCTCGGGCTGATGGTCTGGCAGGACATGCCGTCGCTCGACTCGGTCGACGAGGTCCCGAACGGGCACGCGAACTTCGAGTCCGAACTGCGGCGGATGATCGAGCAGCACAAGGGCATCACGTCGATCGTGCAGTGGGTGCCGTTCAACGAAGGCTGGGGCGAGTACGAGGCCGGCCGGATCGTCGATCTCGTCCGCTCGATCGACGACACCCGGCTGATCAACCACAACTCCGGATCGAACTGCTGCGTCTCCGATCCGGACCCGGGCAACGGCGATGTGATCGACGATCACGCGTACCAGGTCTCCACCGGTACGAGGCAACCTGACGCGCGCCGGATCGCCGTGCTGGGTGAGTACGGCGGGCTCGGGAGGCGCGTCGCCGGGCACGAATGGGAACCGGGCAAGGGGTTCGCGTACGGCGCGCTGTATCCGGACGAGACGTCGTTGACGAACCGGTACGTGGAGATCACCAAGCAGGTCGGGCGGTTCGTGCACGGCCGCGGGCTTTCCGCGTCGGTCTACACCGAGCCGTACGACGTCGAGAACGAGGTCAACGGCTTCTACACCTACGACCGCCGTGTGCTGAAGATGACCGAGGCGCGGGTGCGCGAGATCAACCAGAAGGTGCTCGCCATCGCCAAGGGCACCGAGGTGGGCCGGGGTGAACTCGTGTCGTTGCGGGTCACCACGGCGGGGTACACGGATCGCTACCTGCGGCATCAGGACGACTTCGTGAGGACCGACGTCCTCGGCGAGGGCAGTGCGGACTTCGCCAAGAAGGACGCGACGTTCTGGGCCCGCCAGGGGTTGGCCGACGCGTCGTGCCTGTCGTTCGAGTCGCGGAACTACCCCGGGCACTTCCTGCGGCATTCGTCGTCACGGATCCGCAAGGACGCGAACGACGGCTCGGCGCTGTTCGCCGGCGACGCGACCTTCTGCACGAGGGAAGGCGCAGGCGGAACGGCTTTGGAGTCCTTCAACCAGCGTGGCGCGTATCTGCGGCACTACGCCGCGACCGTCTATCTGGCACGCAGCGGCGGGGCGAACCCGTGGGACACGCCGTCGAGCTTCGCGGCGGACACGACGTGGGCGGCGTCGGTCCCGCTTTGGCGCAGCGGTGCGGATCTGCCGCTGGACCAGGCGCGATCGTTCAAGGTGACCACACCCGGCTTCACCGACCGGTTCTTGCGGCACCGTGACGGTCTCGCGAGGACGGATGTGGTGAACGGGGGGAGCGCGGCGTTGCTGAAGGCGGACGCGACGTTCGTCGTGCGGCGCGGCCTCGCGGATCCGTCGTGCTACTCGCTGGAGGCGCGCAACTATCCGGGCCGGTTCCTGCGGCACGCGGACTTCCGGGTGCGGCTGGGCGGAAACGACAACACCGACCTGTTCCGGAAGGACGCGACGTTCTGCGCCCAGCCCGCGGCCGGTGGAGTCCGGCTGGCGTCGGTGAACGAACTGGGCACGAACATGCGGCACTACGCCGAGGAGGTCTACGTCGCCGCCGGCGGCGGTGGCCACCCGTTCGACAACCCGGTCTCGTACGACCAGGACGTGACCTGGGCGGTCTCCGCGGCTTGGGCTCCGTAG